A genomic stretch from Caloenas nicobarica isolate bCalNic1 chromosome 3, bCalNic1.hap1, whole genome shotgun sequence includes:
- the LRRN4 gene encoding leucine-rich repeat neuronal protein 4, whose amino-acid sequence MFSRLVILSLLMGNTVSEPVSRAEPAASRDITTFFQLAREDSWENVNLTSMSCEDRKNRTWVTLQLTNSSLTVFPVCLPEALETLDLSNNLLQEVNGMEIANLPRLRVLSLRQNHLWSVRWGSEALSSLHSLDLSFNKLSSVPSCHSSALPNLRWLSLAGNPLIEIQPLAFSCYPQLQFLNLSTTLLGQEDGRGIRESAFAISASPSEATNMPGNTISMLDLSGTFLEKIQPEWIRDLPNLRSLHLTRMPRFRSLDTDFFKSTPDLRELNCQDSRSLGFVRTEMFVSAPHLSHLSFENCNLSSFNPWNINSSDSITINLYRNPLLCDCQLSWLLSKPKKVVLQKASETFCHTSREDSDRPSTPASLLELYDKCQSERNVTLPDSNTASPEHDAFSLTSDDATTGLTTADSAPLTNGTYTSSLIEGDVMSTTGANPTKMMLTKAHGSSHEEKAVSEFTSHPPSFMSVTTSPGWLGELYSHSSDYFLQELYSRSSDYGSTSQTETDQLKGELRTTDAPFPQEGPFTQPTSDYSTRATEKPDATDHYISSFATSAGEGTTHTSQTSPPQLNSTRSSAHTRSLIHYIDDYDYNEHSTQTPVQLVYTSCDYNPCRHLQKPCSELQSVSRCLCPGLSREDEIPDPPRLREVAEVTDSSAQIRWCAPNSVVHTYELTLYAQDKEDRQFVLDNIYSTARQHTLYNLLPYTTYHICVTASNKAGSSQTTSQGIPGSSCTRFKTKPSYKFVFAALSAASGLFLISTIILSICLCKARKKPQSEQYGTHLVSYKNPAFDYPLKLQTTN is encoded by the exons ATGTTTTCACGCTTGGTCATCCTCTCTCTGCTGATGGGGAACACGGTGTCGGAGCcagtgagcagagcagagcctgcAGCATCCAGGGACATCACCACCTTTTTCCAGCTGGCTCGGGAAGACTCTTGGGAGAACGTTAATCTCACCAGCATGTCCTGTGAGGATCGGAAGAACAGGACCTGGGTGACCCTGCAGCTGACCAACAGCAGCCTGACAGTGTTCCCCGTCTGCCTTCCCGAGGCCCTGGAGACCTTGGATCTCAGCAACAACCTCTTACAAGAGGTGAACGGCATGGAGATAGCAAACCTCCCGCGGCTGCGCGTCCTCTCGCTGAGGCAGAACCATCTCTGGTCAGTTAGATGGGGATCTGAAGCCCTCAGCAGTCTCCACTCTTTGGACTTAAGCTTTAACAAGCTGTCGTCTGTGCCATCAtgccacagctctgccctgcctAACTTGAGGTGGTTGTCCCTGGCTGGAAATCCACTGATCGAAATCCAGCCGCTGGCTTTTTCCTGTTACCCTCAGCTACAGTTCCTGAACCTCTCGACAacgctgctggggcaggaggacgGCAGAGGAATCAGGGAGTCTGCTTTTGCCATCAGCGCATCTCCCAGCGAGGCCACGAACATGCCTGGAAACACTATCAGCATGCTTGATCTGAGTGGGACCTTTCTTGAGAAAA tCCAACCAGAGTGGATCAGAGATTTGCCCAACCTCAGATCACTTCACCTGACAAGGATGCCACGATTCAGAAGCCTTGATACTGACTTCTTCAAGTCCACGCCTGATCTCCGAGAGCTGAACTGTCAGGACTCCCGCTCGCTGGGTTTCGTGAGGACCGAGATGTTTGTCAGTGCTCCTCACCTGAGCCATCTCTCCTTTGAGAA CTGTAACCTGAGTTCCTTTAATCCTTGGAATATCAATTCATCGGACAGCATCACCATCAACTTGTACAGAAATCCTCTGCTATGCGactgccagctctcctggctgctcTCCAAGCCCAAGAAAGTTGTGCTGCAAAA GGCTTCAGAGACTTTTTGCCACACATCCCGGGAAGACTCGGACAGACCTTCAACGCCTGCTTCACTGCTAGAGCTCTACGACAAATGCCAGTCTGAGAGAAACGTCACGCTGCCCGATTCAAACACAGCCTCTCCCGAACACGATGCTTTTAGCCTCACCAGTGATGATGCCACTACTGGATTAACAACAGCAGACTCTGCTCCGCTAACCAACGGCACTTACACCAGCTCCCTAATTGAGGGGGATGTAATGAGCACAACAGGAGCCAACCCGACCAAGATGATGCTCACAAAGGCCCACGGTTCCTCTCACGAGGAGAAGGCAGTTTCCGAATTCACGAGCCATCCTCCTTCGTTCATGTCCGTAACCACCTCCCCGGGTTGGCTTGGAGAGCTCTATAGTCACTCCTCAGATTATTTTCTCCAAGAGCTCTATAGTCGCTCCTCAGATTACGGCTCCACGAGTCAAACTGAAACAGATCAGCTAAAGGGAGAGCTCAGAACAACCGATGCGCCGTTTCCCCAGGAAGGCCCATTCACCCAGCCCACTAGTGATTATTCTACGAGGGCAACAGAAAAGCCTGATGCCACTGACCATTATATCAGCTCCTTTGCCaccagtgctggggaaggtaCGACACATACGAGCCAAACAAGCCCCCCCCAGCTGAACTCCACAAGGAGCAGCGCACACACCAGGTCACTGATACACTACATAGATGACTACGATTACAATGAACACTCGACACAAACCCCAGTACAACTGGTATACACCTCCTGTGACTACAACCCCTGCAGACACCTTCAGAAGCCGTGCAGCGAACTTCAGAGCGTATCCCGATGTCTGTGTCCTGGCCTGTCGAGGGAAGATGAGATTCCAGACCCACCGAGGCTCAGGGAGGTGGCTGAAGTTACAGACAGCTCTGCACAGATACGCTGGTGCGCCCCAAATTCAGTTGTTCACACCTACGAGCTGACGCTTTATGCCCAAGACAAGGAGGACAGACAGTTTGTCCTGGACAATATTTATTCCACGGCAAGGCAGCACACTCTGTATAATCTATTACCGTATACCACTTACCACATTTGCGTGACTGCTTCAAACAAGGCAGGGTCAAGCCAGACAACAAGTCAGGGAATTCCAGGTTCTTCGTGCAccagatttaaaacaaaacccagctaCAAGTTTGTCTTTGCTGCTCTGTCTGCAGCAAGCGGACTCTTTCTCATTTCCACAATCATTTTGTCTATATGTCTGTGTAAGGCACGTAAAAAGCCCCAGAGCGAGCAATATGGTACACACTTAGTCTCTTATAAGAACCCGGCATTTGATTATCCGTTAAAACTACAAACTACTAATTAG